The following nucleotide sequence is from Pseudarthrobacter psychrotolerans.
GCGTCCTCATAACCTGAGGCCCAGTCCCCCGGGAGCCCTTCGCGGCCGACGCCGTACTGGGCCAGCATGAGGTCGAACACGGTGGTGACCAGCTGGCCCTCGATCTCGAGGACCGGCACGCCGCGCCTCAGGACGCTGCCTGCGCCGCCGGCGTCCTCGAAGCAGGGCAGAAGGATCTCCGCGCTTTCCCCGGAGACCTCGCGCAGCGACAGTGCGGGCTCGATCCCCTCGAGGTCCAGGTTCCATCTGCCCTCGCCGCTGCCCGAGTAGCGGAAGCCCATCGAGCCGTTGGGCACGGCGGGGAGGCCGGTCTTCTTGTCGAACAGCACGGTGCGGAACGCCGCGTCCTCGGCCCCGGACTCCAGCGTGAGGTCCTTGGCGGTGAGGAATTTCGACGGCGTGAGGGAACCGTCGTCGCGCCTTTCCAGCCGGACCAGGAAGGGCAGGTCGGTGTACTGGCGGACGTAGTCGGAAAAGAATGGCACGTCACGGTCGATGAAGAATTCCTTGAGCATGACGTGGCCCATGGCCATCGCCAGCGCGGCGTCCGTTCCGGCCTGGGCGGGGAGCCATTCGTCGGCGAACTTCGTGTTGTCCGCGTAGTCCGGGCTGACCGTCACCACCTTGGTGCCGCGGTAGCGCACCTCGGCCATCCAGTGCGCGTCCGGGGTCCGGGTCACGGGAACGTTGGAGCCCCACATCATGAGGTAGCCCGCGTCCCACCAGTCGCCCGATTCCGGGACGTCGGTCTGGTCGCCGAAGACCTGCGGGCTGGCCACGGGAAGGTCCGCGTACCAGTCGTAGAAGGACGTCATCACCCCGCCGATCAGCTGGATGAAGCGGGTCCCGACCGCGTGCGAGACCATCGACATCGCGGGGATCGGCGAGAAGCCGGCGCACCGGTCCGGCCCGTAGGCCTTGATCGTGTTCACGTGCGCGGCGGCGGCGATTTCGATCGCTTCCTGCCAGGACACCCGGACCAGGCCGCCCTTGCCGCGGGCCTGCTGGTAGCGGCGCCGCCGTTCAGGGTCCCCCACGACGTCGGCGAAGGCCAGCACCGGATCTCCCAGCCGGGCCTTGGCCTCACGGTACATCTCCACGAGGACGCCCCGTGCGTACGGGAAGCGGACCCGGGTCGGCGAGTAGGTGTACCAGGAAAATGCCGCCCCTCGCGGGCAGCCCCTGGGCTCGTATTCCGGACTGTCCGGGCCCACCGAAGGGTAGTCGGTCTGCTGCGATTCCCACGTGATGATGCCGTCCTTGACGTACACCTTCCAGGAACACGAACCGGTGCAGTTCACCCCGTGCGTGGAGCGGACCACTTTGTCATGGCTCCAGCGGTCGCGGTAGAAAATATCGCCCTTGCGGCCGCCCTCCCGGAACACCGCCCTGCCGTCGTCGGTCTGATCCCATTTCGTGAAAAAACGGCCCAGCTTCAACATTGCGTCTGATGCGGGTCCATCTAACCCCGCATGGGGTCCGGCAGCCATGGGGAACACGGTATGGGATCACCGCCCATAGCGCCAGAGTCTTAACGCCCCTTCGGTTCAGAACATCGGCAGGAAAAAGCCCGCGATGAGTGCCACGGCACCGATCCCGGTGAGCACACGGCCAAGCACGACGGCGGTCCGCCCCACCGCTTCGGGCACTGCGGTCTGCCACTGCGTGGGGCGCTTGGGGTGGTAGTAGATCGGCAGCGTGTCGCCCACGGCCAGGTCCTTGATGTCGTGGGGTGACATCGGGGCGTGGTGGACCTGGTACTTGCGGTCAAACCAGCGGAAGCCCGTTCCGGTGGCGTCCGCGTAGACCACCGCTTCGGCAACGGTCCACGGGTGCACAAACCGCCGGAGGATGCCCGAGTAGAACAGCAGGGCAAGCCCCGGCGGAAGGCACAGCCAGGTCATCATTTCCAGGATGGGACCTGCCATTTCAAGCGCAGTGGGCATAGCAATGATGCTACCGGGAGTTTGCGCCCCTCACCGTGCCCCTGCCTGACGGAATCAGCCGATGGGCTCGGCCATCTGCTCCACCACGTACTGGGCATCCACGGTGGCTCCTGTCACGGGGTCTGCCATCTCCACTTTCCAGCTGCGGGCGAACTGGTTCACCCCGCCGGTCATGGCCACCGTGCCGGAAATGAGGACCGTGCCCGGCTCATTCAAGCCGCGCTCCGTGAGCACCTCCAGCCAGTAGTCCGGGGCCAGCAGGGCTTCCAGCGAGCTGTCCTGGATCAGCGTGTCCGGGGTTTCGCTCTCCCCCACCCAGCCCTTAAGCGTGATCTGGTCCAGGTGGCCGCGCACGTCCTCCAGCCGCCACGCCTTCCGGCCCAGGACGTCCGGGCTGGCGTTCTTGCTCCAGGCCACCCCATGGACCTCAAGCTCGCGGTCCGTGTGGTCGCACGCGACCGTCAGCAGCACGCCGTCGTCCGTAATGACCAACGCCCATTCGGCTTCGCCTGACGTCCGGGCATGCTGCACCCGGACTTCGGAAACCTGCTGCGCCAGGTACGGCGAGACCGGGTAGAGCGCGGGCGTGGTGGCGGGGCCCGGAACGCCCAGTTCCGCCAGTTCGGCAATGTGGGCCTGGACTTCCTCCTGCTCCCGCCCTGCATAACCGGCGTTCAGGAGGTGCTTGACCTGGACTGTCCGGGTGCTGCCGTCGGGAAGTTCGAAGCTCAGAGTCGTCATGTTCTGTCCATCCTTTGCGTGTGCTGCTGAAGAAAATTTACAAACCGGAAACCGGAATCGGTGGCCAATGTACATCCAGTATGCGTAATGTATACATTTAACGCCAGCGTGACAGGCGTCACCCGTAAACATCTCGTGGAGGACAACACCCATGGCTAACGTCCCAGTTCCGGCTTCCGGCGCAGCGCCGCGTCCGGACAAGCCGATTCACCCCAAGGGCCTGTACAAGGCCTTCGCCGCCAGCCTCACCGGCACCGCCCTCGAGTGGTACGACTTCGCCGTCTACTCGGCCGCGGCCGCCGTCGTATTTCCCCTCGTCTTCTTCCCGTCATCAGATCCCCTGACCGGCACCATCCTGGCCTTCTCCACCTATGCGGTGGGCTACGTGTCCCGCCCTGTCGGCGGCATCATCTTCGGCCGGCTCGGTGACAGGATCGGCCGCAAGAAGGTCCTGGTGACCACCCTGATGATCATCGGCGTTGCCACCGTCCTGATCGGCGTGCTGCCAGGCTACGCAACCATCGGCATCGCGGCCCCGATCATCCTGGTGCTGCTGCGCTTCGCCCAGGGGGTGGGCGTCGGCGGCGAATGGGGCGGCGCCGTGCTGCTCTCCAGTGAATACGGTGATCCCCACCGGCGCGGTTTCTGGGCCTCTGCAGCCCAGGTGGGCCCGCCCGCCGGCAACCTCATGGCCAACGGCGCCCTGGCTGTCCTGACCCTCACCCTCACCGAGGAACAGTTCATCGGTTTCGGCTGGCGCATCGCGTTCCTGGTCTCGGCCCTGCTGGTCGGTTTCGGCCTCTGGATCCGCCTGAAGCTGGAAGACACCCCCATCTTCAAGGCCATCGAAGCCCACGGCGAACAGCCCGGCGCCCCTGTCCGCGAGGTCTTCAGCAAGGAACTCCGGCCCCTCGTGGCTGCCACATTGTGCCGGGTGGGCCCGGACGTGCTCTACGCCCTGTTCACCGTTTTCACCCTCACCTACGGCATCCAGGCCCTCGGCTACGAACGCAGCCAGGTCCTCACGGCAGTCCTGATCGGCTCCGCGTTCCAGCTTTTTATGATCCCGCTCGCCGGCGCTGTGTCCGACCGTTTCAACCGCCGTCTGGTCTACGGCACCGCAGCTGTGGTGGGTGCCGTGTGGACGTTCATCTTCTTTGGCGTCCTGGGCGCCGACAACGAGCCGATGCTCATCGTCGGCATTGTGCTGGGCCTCATGGCGCACTCGTTTATGTACGGCCCGCAGGCTGCCTTCATCGTGGAGCAGTTCTCTCCGAGGCTCCGGTCCACCGGCAGCTCACTGGCCTACACCTTTGCCGGTGTGATCGGCGGCGCCATCGCCCCGCTGATGTTCACCCTGCTGTTGGCTCAGTTCGGCACGTGGATTCCCGTAGCCATCTACGTGGCAGTCGCCGCAGGCGTCACCGCCGTGGGCCTGGCGCTTGGCCGCGACTCGAACACGGTGGAGGACGAGGACTACCGCCTGCTGCTGGAAGGTTCCGTGGCAGCGCGGCAAAAGTCGGTCACCGGCAACGCCAACTGACGGTTCCCACTAAGCCGGCCGGAGTTTTTGTCCACATAATGCACTCCATTAGGTGCGGAGCAGGATATCCCGGGTGACAGCCAGGTGATGGTCAATAGCTTCCTGCGCCTTCGCGGCGTCGCCGGACACCAGGGCATCGAGGATGTCCTGGTGTTCGGCGCACACCTTTCCGCGCCGGTCTCCGGCGCGGAAAAGGGCAGAGACTCCCACGAGGATCTGCCGGACGTGGAGCTTGCTGTACGTTCGGGAGATGAGCTCATTGCCCGCGGCGTCGATCAGCAGCTGATGGAAGAGGGTGTCCAGCCGGATGAACTCCTGCGCAGCCTCCGCATTCAACTGCTCGGGAAGCCGGGCCTGCTGATCCAGGGTGTCCTGCATCGTTTTCGCAGGAACGCGGCGCTGTTCGATAACCAGGCGGGCGGCGTGGCTTTCAAGCACACCCCGGAGTTCCATGAGCTCCGACATTTCGCGGCCCGTCACCGGCGGAACATAGGCCCCGCGCTGCGGGATCAGTTCCACCAGGCCGTCCGAGACCAGCAGCAGGAGGGCCTCCCGGACCGGAGTCCGCGAGACGCCGATCTCGGCGGCCAGCTCCTGCTCGTTCAGGAACTTCCCCTGCACATCTGGGTCAATCAGGATGTTTTCGCGCAGGTACGCGTACGCCTTTTCGCGGCCGGACGCCGCTGTCCCCGAACTTTTTCGCATACATTATGTATACAACAGACTGGAGTAATTTCATGCGTTTAGCAGTGGCCCAAATCATAACCGGAGCCGATCTGGCCGCCAACCTCGAGCTGATTCGAGACTACGCCACGCGGGCCAAAGCCGCGGGAGCGGAGCTTGTGGTGTTCCCGGAAGCCGCCATGCGCGCGTTCGGCAACAGCCTGAAGGACATTGCCGAGCCGCTGGACGGGCCATGGGCCGCCGCCGTCCGCAGCATTGCCCACGAGCTGGACATCACCGTGGTGGCGGGCATGTTCACCCCGGGCGACGGCGGCCGCGTGCGGAATACCCTGCTGGTCACCGGCCCGGGCGTCGAGACCTTCTACGACAAGATCCACCTTTTTGATGCCTTTGGTTTCGCGGAGTCCGATACCGTGGACGCCGGAACAGCCCCCGTGACCTTCGAGGTGAACGGCACCACCTTCGGCCTGGCCACCTGCTACGACGTACGGTTCCCGGCACTGTTCACGGCCAATGCCAAAGCCGGCGCCCAGGTCAACATCGTCTGCGCCTCGTGGGGTGCCGGCGAGGGCAAAGCTGATCAGTGGGATCTCCTGGTCCGGGCCCGCGCGTTGGACAGCACCACCTTCGTGGTGGCCTGCGGACAAGGCGATCCGGCCAGCGTCGGCACCGCCTCCGCAGGCAAGGCTCCCACCGGCGTCGGCCACAGCGCCGTCATCTCTCCCCTGGGTGCTGCACTGGTGGCCCTCGGCGGCGAACCGGAACTCGCCGTCGTCGACATTGACCCGGCCGTCGTTGCCGAGGTCCGCGGCAAACTGCCTGTCCTGGCCAACGCCCGGACCTTCTGACCCCTAGCGACCGGGGGCTGGCCGCAAGGGCAGTGAGCCGCCGTTCACTTTAGGAAATGTTGCCGTTTTCAGCGTCCGACGGCGGCTTCTCACCACGGGCGCGGACCGGCGCCCGCCATCGCTGGCATCAGGGTCGCAGGGCTGCCATTCCCGGCGCCGTTCAACAGGTCCCGTTTACATGCCCGAAACATCACGGTCATGCGATCTTCACGAAAGGGGCCTGGCCGTAACCTGTCCGCAACGTAGCGAAGTACAAACGGAAACACGCGGCGACAAGTATTGATCGGGGGGATTGCGCGGGCCACATAGGAAAAGTCCCCGTATTCAGGATCAATGAAGGGACCCACCGGTGGAGATCAGTGCGCAACACGTCTGGATGATGATCGCGGCGGCAATGGTGCTGTTCATGACACCCGGGCTCGGTCTCTTCTATGGCGGCATGACGCGCGCCAAGGCAGCGCTGAACATGATCATGATGAGCTTCATCTCCGCCGGCATCGTCGGAGTTGTGTGGGTTCTGTGGGGATACTCCATGACCACCGGCGAGGGAATCCTGGGCATTTTTGGCAACCCCTTCGCCAACTTTGGGCTGCAGAACATCCTGGGCTCCCCTGACCTCATCAAGGCAGGCTTCAGCGCCACGTTCGCCATTGTCACCGTGGCCCTCATCAGCGGGGCCATCGCGGACCGCGCCAAGTTCAGCGCCTGGGCAGTGTTTGTGCCGCTGTGGGTCACTTTGGTCTATTGCCCGCTTGCCTACATGATCTGGGGCGGCGGGCTCATGAGCGCCGGCGGAGCCATCACCGAGGTCTTCGGCCAGGTCATCGACTTCGCCGGCGGTGCCGTGGTGGAAATCAGCTCGGGCACGGCGGCCCTGGTCCTGGCCCTGTTGGTTGGCCAGCGCCACGGCTTCGCCAAGGATCCCAGCCACCGCCCGCACAACGTCCCCTTCATCATGCTGGGTGCAGCCATCCTGTGGTTCGGCTGGTTCGGGTTCAACGGCGGCGCCGCCACCACCGCGGAGCAGGCCGGCCTGATCTGGATCAACACCCTGGTCACCCCCGCCGCCGCCATGCTCAGCTGGCTGCTGACGGAGAAGATCCGCCACGGCCACCCCACGTCCCTGGGCGCAGCCTCCGGTGTTGTCGCCGGCCTGGTGGCCATCACACCGTCCTGCGCCAACATCAGCCCAGTGGCCGCCATCGGCCTGGGCCTGGTTGCCGGGGCGGCCTGCTGCGTGTTTGTTGACCTGAAGTACCGGTTCGGGCTTGACGACTCCCTGGACGTGGTGGGAGTCCACCTCGGCGCCGGGCTGATCGGCACGCTCGCCCTGGGCTTCATCACCCTCCCCGTGAACGGCCAGGGCGGCGGCCTCTTCTACGGCGGCGGTCTCCAGCAGCTGACGGCTCAGGCCGTAGCGGTAGTGGTCACCGTGGCCCTCTCCGGTGGTGTGACCCTGGTGATCGGCCGGGCCATCAACAGGACCATCGGGTTCCGGGTGAGCCATGAAGCCGAGATGGTAGGCGTGGATCTTTCCGAGCATGCCGAGACCGCCTACGCCTTCGGTGGGCTGGGTAGCCACTTCAACCCGCTGGTCCGCGGCGTCACTGTGTCTGCTGCCGCTCCCTCAGCCGCGCCCGCTCCCGCCAAGGAAGACTCCTTCGCCTAAGGCCAGAGGCTGCTAAGCGCCTGCTGACGCCTCCGGCTGGGCCCGCTCAGTGTGACCTGGGCGGGCTCAGTCGGCCAGGATCTGGTAGAGCGCGCGGCGTGTTTCGTCGAGCTTTTCCACCGCAGCATTGCGCTGTTCCTCCGTAGCTGCGGCGCGGAACTGATGAATGACCCCCATCAGCTTGCCCACGCTCTGGTGGAAGGCGGGCCCGGATCCTTCCGCATCACTGTTCCACGCGTTCTCCAGCTCCTCCGCATGCTCGGCCACGTAGGCCTTGCCGGCGTCAGTGAGGGTGAAGTCGGTCCGCCGGCCCTCACTCAGGGGCTCGATGAGGTCCTCGTCCACCAGCTGCTGGAGCGTGGGGTAGATCGACCCCGGGCTGGGCCGCCAGGCGCCGGACGTTTTCTCCGCGATGGTCTTGATCAGGCCATAACCGTTGGACGGGGCCTCGGCCAGGAGCGACAGGATGGCCCACCGGACATCCCCCTGCTTGCCCGCCGGGGACCTGGCCCGAAGCCGGGACCAAACCCTCCGCCCGGTCCGAAACCGGGACCAAATCCGCCCCGCGGCCCAAAGCCGGGGCCGAAGCCTCCGCCGCGGTGTCCGTGCGGTCCGCGGTGGCCCCTGCCACGCTCAAACCGGCCCCGTTCGAACTGTTCCCGCCCGAACGGCGGTTCCAAAAATTTGTCGTCGTGTATGCCTTTCATGGTGGCATCGTCCCTTCTCTGTCTTCTTGAAATGTTCTGCGTTCTTGAATTGGTTATCGGTCAATCACTCACCGACACTTAACGATATATCGGTATGTATCGCGACACAAGACCCGGAACGAAAGTACAGGGCGGAAAATACCGGCTTGGCATCAGTTGGTCCAGCATCTGGATGCAGCAGGTCAGACGGCGTATCCTGTTCACACGTCGCGAGCTTGAGGGCTGAACAATGGCGCAGCAAAAGAAACGCAGGCACCGGTTGGCCTCCACTCTGGGAAGGGTCATCGGATTCTTTGCGGCGAGCGCCATGTGCGGCGTCCTGGCCGCAAGCCTGGTGGTTCCTGCTGTTGCGGCCGCCGGCTTCGGGGTCAGCAACTCCATCAGCTTCTTCGATAATCTCCCCTCGGAACTGGTCGTCGGGCCGCCGTCGCAATCCACCAAAGTCCTCACCTCCGACGGCCAGACGATCGCCACGTTCTATACCGAAAACCGGGTCAAGATCCCCCTGGACCGGATATCCCCTTATGTCCGGGATGCCATCGTGGCCATCGAGGACAGCCGCTTTTATGAGCACCCCGGGATTGACCCGCAAGGGATCCTCCGTGCCGCGATCTTCAACCTGACGAGTGAGGGCAGGCAGGGCGCCTCCACCATCACACAGCAGTACGTCACCAACGTGATCAATGAGTCCTTCGTATCCCAGGACAAGACCGACGAGGTGGTCCTCAGCGGCCAGAAAAGCATCGGGGACAAGCTCCGGGAGATGAAACTGGCCATCGCGCTGGAGAAGAAGTTCAGCAAGGACCAGATCCTCGAGGGTTACCTGAACATCGTGTTCTTCAACCGCGAGGCGTACGGAATCGAGGCGGCGGCACGGTATTTCTTCAGCACCACGGCCGCAGACCTCACGCTGCCGCAGGCCGCCCTGCTGGCCGGACTGGTCAACAGCCCCAGCTTCTACAACCCCGCGGTCAATCCGGAGCAGGCCACGAGCCGCCGGAACCAGGTTCTTGCGAAGATGCTTGCCTCACGCAAGATCACCCAGCCGGACCACGACGCCGCCGTAGCCACGCCCATCGAGCTAAAGCTCAGTCCGGGGAGGCAGGGCTGCGCCAACGCCCAGATGGCGCCGTACTTCTGCGACTACATTTCGCATCTCATCCTGAACAACCCGGCGTTCGGCACCACCCTGATCGAGCGCGAGCGGAAGCTGTACCTCGGCGGGCTCACCATCGTCACCACGCTGGACAGCCGGCTCCAGGCTGCGGCCCAGGCACAGGTTGACAGTACTGCCGGAGCGAATCCGGACCGCTGGGGCGCGTCCCTGGTCTCGATCCAGCCGGGCACCGGGAAGATCCTGGCAATGGCGCAGAACACGGTATTCCTGCCGACCGAAGGTAAGTTCGATACCCAACTGAACTTCAATGTGGATTCCCATGATCCGCAAGGCAATGACCTCAACGGGGCGGGCGGTTTCCAGCCCGGCTCCACTATGAAGCCCTTCACGTTTGCCGAGTGGCTGAACGAGGGCAAATCGCTGACCGGCGTGGTGGACGCCTCACGCCGGGTGTATCCGCTGGGCTTCCCGTGGCGCTCCAGCTGCGGCAAGGTGTTGGGCGCCTACAGCACGGCGCAGAACAACCCCGAGCTGGGCGCCGCCGATGACCTTCAGAATGCTGACGAGGGCTATTACCGTCCCATGCCCGTGAACTACGGGCTGTACAACTCCATCAACACGGCCACGTTCGCCGAGGCTACCCAGCTCGACTTCTGCGGCATCCAGAAGATGGTGGACGCCGTGGGGCTGCACAGCGGACTGGATGGCGCCCAGATCAACATGCATCAGCTAGGCAATCTGCTCGGGCCATCGGCGTGGCCCCGGTCCACCTGGCCAATGCTTTCGCCACCTTCGCCAACGACGGCCGATACTGCTCCCCTGTCGCCGTGCTTGAGGTGACAGAGGTGACGGGCGGGAAATTTCCGGTCCAGGCCGGCGATTGCCGCAACGCGGTCAAACCGGAGGTTGCCCGCGGCGTCAACTCAGTTCTCCAGGACGTGCTGAAGGTCGGCTCCGGGGTGTGGATCAACCCCAAAATCCACACCCTCATGCCCGTTGCCGCCAAGACGGGCACATCCAACAACAACGGCTCCACCTGGGTGGTGGGCTACACCTCGGGACTGGTCACAGCATCATTTTTCGGCGACGCCCTGGAGGGCCAGAACCGCCCCGGCCAGAACGTGACCGTCAACGGCCAGTTCTACCCGCGCCTTGACGGGTACATGATCGCCGGGCCGCAGTGGGTCAACTACATGCTGCAGGTGGCACCTCTGTATCCGGCGGACCCGTTCCCGCCGCCGCCGGCTTCCATGGTGGCCCCGCCTACACCGTCGCCCGCTCCGGTCGCGCCGAGGGCTGCTCCCGCGCCTGCGCCCGCTCCGGCGCCGGTTCCCGTTCCCGCCCCTGCACCGGCTCCCGCGCCGGCCCCCGCTCCCGCGCCGGCCCCCGCTCCCGCACCGGCTCCCGCGCCAGAGCCACCCCTGCTCCCGCACCCTCGCCGGTCCTACCGCCGCTGCCCGAGATTCCGGGCTTTCCGCCCGCGGACGGCTTCCCGGGAGGCAGACCCTGACGGGTGGCAGGCCCTGAGAGCCGACGACGGCGGGAGGTCCCGCCGTCGTGCGTTCTCCTAAGTGGTGCCGCGCCAGAGCCGCTGCCACCAGGTGCGCTGTGGTTCCGGTTCGGGCGGGGCGGCCTGTGCGCGAGCCGCACGGCGTTCGTGCCAGCGCGCCACCTCGGCGTCGACGTCCCGCGTTTTGGTGATCACCGGAGGACCGCCCTGGAGCTGGCGGCGGGCGTCGACCACGCGGGCGTTGAAGTCAGCGAGGATGTCCCGGACCTGCTTTTCGGTGAACTGGGCATCAAGGCGGCCCTCCAGTTCGGCGTCTTCGGTGCGGAGCAGGATGGCCTGGGGCCCCAGTCCGCTGATGTTTTCCCGCTGGATCAGGCCCTTGACCCACCAGTCGGGATCGTAGGCCTCCCCCAGCCCGGGGATCGGCTTGCCGGCGTATTTGAGGTTGTCGAATTTGCCCTGCACCATGGCGTCCCGGATCAGATACTCCGCCCGCCGGGCATCGTCCACCTTCTTGCGCTTGTCCCGTTCCTTCGCCTCGGCGGCCTCAAGCTCGGCCTCTTCCCCGGCGCTGATCCCGGCTCCGCGGTAGGACCGGAGCTCGGCAGCCCGTTCCAGCCGGCGCCTGAAGGCACTCTCGCCGCCCATGATCAGCCACCGCCTCCGCGCTCGTCCCGATCCTCTCAGACTTCCAGTATTCAGAAGGCCGGCGCAGGTTTCAACGAGGGCCACCCACGGCGGGCACCGAAGCTCAGGGGAGCTCTACGGACGGCAGCTCCGTGCCGGAGACGACCACCGCGCCGCTCGCCGTCGAATCCGGATTCAGCATCCAGCCCACCCGCTTGGCGGTGTTCAGGATCACGACGCTCTCCACCAGCTCGATCTGTGGAATGCGTTGCTGCAGGGCCAATTCGGCATTCATCACATCGGCCAGCGAATGCAGCCACATGAGGATGACAAAATTTGTGCTCCCCGTCGTGGACGCGCTGAGCCGAACCGTGCGGAGGCCGCGGAGTTCGGCGGCAGCGGCCTCGTGCTGGCCCGCCGGCACGTTGGCGAACCACTGGCAGCTCACCGGGTAGCCGGAGAGCTTCTGGGCAATTTCACAACGGAACGACAGCAGCCCGCTGGACAGCACCCTGTTAAGCTGCCGCTGGACGGTGGCCGGGCTCCTGCCCAGGCTCCGGGCAATGTCCGCGGCGCCCGCGCGGCCGTCCCGCGCGAGGAACGGGATCAGATCCAGGTGGTTGGGCGGCAGTGGAGCTCCGGGCATCGGGGCCGCCGAACCGGTGACCTCGGGGCCGGCCAAGGCCCTAAGCGCATTTTGCTTCGCCTTGTCCAAAATGTTGAGCCGCCACGCATAGCCACTGGAATGCAGACGGGTGCACAATGAGGTCCGGTACTTCAGCAGTCCTTGGATCTCTTTGAACCGCGGAAGCACGTCCTCCGTGAACCTGGCCAAGGTGGGCGCGATGACCGTCAGCATGAGGTCCCTGTTGCTTGCAGCTTCCTCCACCGTGACCACTTCCGGGATGGCGGCGAGCG
It contains:
- a CDS encoding DUF3592 domain-containing protein, with protein sequence MPTALEMAGPILEMMTWLCLPPGLALLFYSGILRRFVHPWTVAEAVVYADATGTGFRWFDRKYQVHHAPMSPHDIKDLAVGDTLPIYYHPKRPTQWQTAVPEAVGRTAVVLGRVLTGIGAVALIAGFFLPMF
- a CDS encoding DUF2848 domain-containing protein, which gives rise to MTTLSFELPDGSTRTVQVKHLLNAGYAGREQEEVQAHIAELAELGVPGPATTPALYPVSPYLAQQVSEVRVQHARTSGEAEWALVITDDGVLLTVACDHTDRELEVHGVAWSKNASPDVLGRKAWRLEDVRGHLDQITLKGWVGESETPDTLIQDSSLEALLAPDYWLEVLTERGLNEPGTVLISGTVAMTGGVNQFARSWKVEMADPVTGATVDAQYVVEQMAEPIG
- a CDS encoding MFS transporter, whose translation is MANVPVPASGAAPRPDKPIHPKGLYKAFAASLTGTALEWYDFAVYSAAAAVVFPLVFFPSSDPLTGTILAFSTYAVGYVSRPVGGIIFGRLGDRIGRKKVLVTTLMIIGVATVLIGVLPGYATIGIAAPIILVLLRFAQGVGVGGEWGGAVLLSSEYGDPHRRGFWASAAQVGPPAGNLMANGALAVLTLTLTEEQFIGFGWRIAFLVSALLVGFGLWIRLKLEDTPIFKAIEAHGEQPGAPVREVFSKELRPLVAATLCRVGPDVLYALFTVFTLTYGIQALGYERSQVLTAVLIGSAFQLFMIPLAGAVSDRFNRRLVYGTAAVVGAVWTFIFFGVLGADNEPMLIVGIVLGLMAHSFMYGPQAAFIVEQFSPRLRSTGSSLAYTFAGVIGGAIAPLMFTLLLAQFGTWIPVAIYVAVAAGVTAVGLALGRDSNTVEDEDYRLLLEGSVAARQKSVTGNAN
- a CDS encoding GntR family transcriptional regulator, with the protein product MRKSSGTAASGREKAYAYLRENILIDPDVQGKFLNEQELAAEIGVSRTPVREALLLLVSDGLVELIPQRGAYVPPVTGREMSELMELRGVLESHAARLVIEQRRVPAKTMQDTLDQQARLPEQLNAEAAQEFIRLDTLFHQLLIDAAGNELISRTYSKLHVRQILVGVSALFRAGDRRGKVCAEHQDILDALVSGDAAKAQEAIDHHLAVTRDILLRT
- a CDS encoding carbon-nitrogen hydrolase family protein, whose protein sequence is MRLAVAQIITGADLAANLELIRDYATRAKAAGAELVVFPEAAMRAFGNSLKDIAEPLDGPWAAAVRSIAHELDITVVAGMFTPGDGGRVRNTLLVTGPGVETFYDKIHLFDAFGFAESDTVDAGTAPVTFEVNGTTFGLATCYDVRFPALFTANAKAGAQVNIVCASWGAGEGKADQWDLLVRARALDSTTFVVACGQGDPASVGTASAGKAPTGVGHSAVISPLGAALVALGGEPELAVVDIDPAVVAEVRGKLPVLANARTF
- a CDS encoding ammonium transporter; the encoded protein is MEISAQHVWMMIAAAMVLFMTPGLGLFYGGMTRAKAALNMIMMSFISAGIVGVVWVLWGYSMTTGEGILGIFGNPFANFGLQNILGSPDLIKAGFSATFAIVTVALISGAIADRAKFSAWAVFVPLWVTLVYCPLAYMIWGGGLMSAGGAITEVFGQVIDFAGGAVVEISSGTAALVLALLVGQRHGFAKDPSHRPHNVPFIMLGAAILWFGWFGFNGGAATTAEQAGLIWINTLVTPAAAMLSWLLTEKIRHGHPTSLGAASGVVAGLVAITPSCANISPVAAIGLGLVAGAACCVFVDLKYRFGLDDSLDVVGVHLGAGLIGTLALGFITLPVNGQGGGLFYGGGLQQLTAQAVAVVVTVALSGGVTLVIGRAINRTIGFRVSHEAEMVGVDLSEHAETAYAFGGLGSHFNPLVRGVTVSAAAPSAAPAPAKEDSFA
- a CDS encoding DUF1992 domain-containing protein gives rise to the protein MGGESAFRRRLERAAELRSYRGAGISAGEEAELEAAEAKERDKRKKVDDARRAEYLIRDAMVQGKFDNLKYAGKPIPGLGEAYDPDWWVKGLIQRENISGLGPQAILLRTEDAELEGRLDAQFTEKQVRDILADFNARVVDARRQLQGGPPVITKTRDVDAEVARWHERRAARAQAAPPEPEPQRTWWQRLWRGTT
- a CDS encoding AsnC family transcriptional regulator codes for the protein MVLSEEDLALISALQIAPRISWSDAATVLGVHATTLAARWDRLRLSGAAWTTAHLIGDPKQMCLALVDVDCEMRLRDKVTAALAAIPEVVTVEEAASNRDLMLTVIAPTLARFTEDVLPRFKEIQGLLKYRTSLCTRLHSSGYAWRLNILDKAKQNALRALAGPEVTGSAAPMPGAPLPPNHLDLIPFLARDGRAGAADIARSLGRSPATVQRQLNRVLSSGLLSFRCEIAQKLSGYPVSCQWFANVPAGQHEAAAAELRGLRTVRLSASTTGSTNFVILMWLHSLADVMNAELALQQRIPQIELVESVVILNTAKRVGWMLNPDSTASGAVVVSGTELPSVELP